CCGGGTGCGCCTCGCCCTGCACAGGCGGCGCGGGGCAGGCTGGCTGCCTGCCCCGTCAGATTTCCCAAGCGTTTTGCGGCAGCGCTGCGTCCGCCGGCCCTACCAGGGCTCGTCGGGTGGGTAGATGCCAAGTTGGAGGTCCGCTGTCGCCTCGTCCCCGGCGACCACAGTAACGTACACGGTGGCCCGGGTGCTGCGATCGTGGCTGAGGGCACGCACCCTCTGGTAACCCGATGGTACATTGTAGAGTGTGTAGGAGCCATCCTCCCGTGTGAGAGCCGTGCAGTCGCCTGAGGTCACGGTGGCCTCGTCCGCCGCCTCGCCTCCCACCTCCGATACCGTGCCGGTGACGGTACCCGTGCCGGCGATGGCGGTCGGCGTCATGTACAAGTCGCCCAGGTCCACCTCGCCGGTCCGACCGGTCAGCGTGACCACCAGGTTCTGGTAGCCCGCGGCCGCGAACGTCACGTTGCCCCCGGCCGGGACCTCGGCTACGTCGAAGGCGC
This sequence is a window from bacterium. Protein-coding genes within it:
- a CDS encoding carboxypeptidase-like regulatory domain-containing protein, which encodes MRSYVVFIVMLTFALALLSGCGGGGAQAVVRIVGTLLDNGSLQPIEDARVVASGVSGTTDANGAFDVAEVPAGGNVTFAAAGYQNLVVTLTGRTGEVDLGDLYMTPTAIAGTGTVTGTVSEVGGEAADEATVTSGDCTALTREDGSYTLYNVPSGYQRVRALSHDRSTRATVYVTVVAGDEATADLQLGIYPPDEPW